One Aegilops tauschii subsp. strangulata cultivar AL8/78 chromosome 2, Aet v6.0, whole genome shotgun sequence genomic window, ACTAGAGATGCAGTTATTTTCCGCTTTGACTAAGTTCGAGTGAATTTTACCAAACTAACTTTGGACTTGCTACAAAATATGAATCTACCTTGAGACTCAAGCTTAACTTGCAACCAACATTGTTTAGTTATGAATGCTATGTTTGTTTGTCTTAAAATTGTGTACGATAAAGTCTGTATACCTTATTCCATCATGTCCTCTACTCGTATAAATTCAAATTGATATGTCGATTATTTCTTTTAGGAAACGGTAATGCTATTGTTACATACTTAAGTCCTGCTAAATTTGGAAGCCACTATGATTTCATTTTAATTGTTGCATTTGATTTCTTCTATTATAAATTATAAGTATAACTAGAGGTATGTTCTATATCAGAGCATCCTCACATCACAGGGCAGCTCGTAGAGACCAGAGGCTGGAAATTTTGGGGAAATTATACTTCGTGATTTACACCGTAGCCATGTTACTCATCTAGAACTTGGATGTTGGTCTACTTTCTGTGAAGGGATGAACAAATTGTGTGGTTCCCGTTATCTATTAGTGGTCAATAATGTCGATCAATTTACGAAGATACTGGTCTAATTTATAGTTAACTGCCTCTCCCCCAATCAGAACTAGAGCCCCATTTTATAACCATGCCGAGCTACATAGCCAACAGTGAAGTGAAGCATATAATGAAGTCGGCATCTAATTTTGCGTGGAAGATACAACAGAATACAGTTAACTGGATACATAAGGATACTCCTAATTCCGCACTTGGTAATCAACTCCGAAAACATTGGGTGGCCATATAATACATAAGCATTTTACGGACGTCGTAGCCTCTGGCTAATCCAGAAATCCAGGGCAGTGAGCACCTTCATGCAAAACGGCCGACCCATAGGTGGACAAAATACTACTCCCTACACAGCCTCGTTGCTAGTCCTGGAAGGAGAGTGTTGCCACACTGCAGTCAAGTGCCACTAGAAACAAGGAGTTGTCAGCCCGTAATCCTGCGAAAATTACCAGCAAGCTCAACTGCTACCTACCCATCCAACAAGGCGTACCGATTATGCATCGGCGATAGAGCATTCCCCTCGGAAGGATTGGACAGCGACTGGATCGAAGAAGACGGCAACTATCCATTTGCGAGGGACAAATCGAATTTTCTAGGGCCTCTCTTAATTAAAGTACGAGCTGACAAGTGCCTTTTATGTAACAGTGTGAACATAGAAAAATAACAATATAGTGAAACAAATGACATGTCTATGACAAAATGAGTACTATATAGTAACAATCATATAAGTACAACAACACAAATCATGCACATCATTAAACAGATAAAGAAGACAACGGCGCATGGTATTTGCGTTTTTATTAGTTAAAACAGTAGGTGAATTACATAATTCATAATTTTATTGAAACTGCAGAAGTGTATACAAAAGAACAGAAAATTGCATATATGTGTGTAATATACCCATAGGTGCAAGGGCAAAGGGCATGATCTTCGATTCGGCGAGATCATGCATGCATGATATTATATTCTTATGTTCTTTTCAGGGACACGCAGATGAGAAGGtactttccttctcccctctcaAGGTGTTGTGTGGCATAGTTTGCACATTTCTTGAATAACCTGTTCAGCAAGGATTCACCAAAATGTTTTGCAAGTAGGGGTCCAAACACCGCCCTCAAGCTCTTAGCGATGTTAATCCCGCTCTGTTCGCTATTTTGTACCTCACCCCCTTCTGAATCATCATGAGGATCCCAGTTGGACTCAAACAATTTGATGTGGCTGATGTTGAACAACCCGTTTTGAGCGACTACCTCCTTTACTTCATTGACCGATGGCGCGTAAATGGGAAGGTTGAAGGAGTCGAGCTTTTCCTTCTCCAGCAGACCCTGTTTGATACATTAACAAATGGTTTACAGTCTTACATTCTTTTTAAAATTCAGTCCAATATTTGCGGTAAATTAAGTTAAGGCTTACGCACTTCTTTAACAAGAGATCGCAGAGATTGCGCAAGTAAGCCCCAAGTATGGTTCACATATCCGTTGTTGTATATGTCCTCATATTTTCTCCCAAGAAACGTTAGCATCATTTGCCCGCCAAGCACTAGCTCTTCGTGCCGCAACTTGAGGAACAATAACATGTCTTTCTGAAATTGTAGTCGGTACAGTTCCGCAACACCTGCTGGCGTAGTCTTATCAACGCAAATGTTTCCCCCGTTTAAGTACTCCCTCCTTCTAATCCAGCAGGTACCTGGATTAAAACATTGATAATTAAGGACCATGTAGAAGACATACCTGAATTTAAATGTTCTTTACCCAATTGTGGTACCCGAGAGAGCCAATGGAGGCAGTATGATGAGTGAAAGAGGTGACAACTCTGGCGAGGGAAAAGCCTAGTGTAGCAGGTGCCTGGTAACCCAGCAATATAGAAAGGTGGTAGCAGTGTATTTTGTTCCGCTATTATCGACTCTTTGAACCGTTCGAGTGAACGGAAGACATAGTTGAAGTCATTTCCTGGTAAATCATTGAGAAAGAACTGGAGCTCCACAGGGTTGCACCTTGATTTTTCGTCACTATCACGGCCTACCACTTTGATCACCTTGGAGACCAAGAAGAGTGTGTTCTGACCAGATGAGCACCCTAAATCAACAGCAGTCATTGCTGGCTGGTGGAGATCCATGCACACTTCTCCGACGGCCTTCTCAAGCACCGCCTCAGTCTCAAGCAAAGCTTTTTGCTAGCATAAATCAACACATGAAAGGGAAATCCTGATTAAAATTACAATGCAATCTACTCAGAGCGAATTTTATAGCTGCAACGGAGAGTTTAAATGATACTTTTATGAAAGATGTACTCTATATCTTTTCAAAAAACAATATGAAAGAAGTACGTGTTCTTCATGTCTAGATAACAACCTGAAGCCTTGAGTTGTTCACGTAGCTAGTCTCTCCTTCGCCTTTGGCCATGTGCAAGTCACGTTGAATGTTCATAGCTACGATCGAATAGACCTTGTGTTGCCTAATTCTGATGTAGCAGTAGCACTTGTCGCCCTTGTGCAGAACTATTTATAGGGAAATGATTGCCCAAGAAGTGTGACTTGTTCCTCTCGATCGAAGGGCCCTTTTTTTTCCAAAAAGGGTGAATTTTATTAGCTTAAAATGAAGCATCAAGAGAATACAAATATGATAAGCACAAATCCGGCCTCTGCATAATTAAaatgcacacagccaacaccaGCACACATAAAAAACACGCCTgcaaatagcaaagtcatataagaccaaagctatgcatgagcgagaaaaataaagaaaaaaaattcaaagtGATCAGATCTGTGATCGGCAAACTACATGAAGGACCATATCCGCATCAATCATCTCAAGACACCATATGGACGACGAGGTTCTTTAACAGCAACACCTTCAGTAACGGAGCGACGCTCAATCGCCG contains:
- the LOC141041962 gene encoding anthranilate O-methyltransferase 2-like, which codes for MDLHQPAMTAVDLGCSSGQNTLFLVSKVIKVVGRDSDEKSRCNPVELQFFLNDLPGNDFNYVFRSLERFKESIIAEQNTLLPPFYIAGLPGTCYTRLFPRQSCHLFHSSYCLHWLSRGLLEKEKLDSFNLPIYAPSVNEVKEVVAQNGLFNISHIKLFESNWDPHDDSEGGEVQNSEQSGINIAKSLRAVFGPLLAKHFGESLLNRLFKKCANYATQHLERGEGKYLLICVSLKRT